A single Rubrivivax gelatinosus IL144 DNA region contains:
- the bchJ gene encoding bacteriochlorophyll 4-vinyl reductase, whose protein sequence is MNVAGRIGPNAIIRVAEVLPSRVGTDLTRRLFDRAGLVDYLTAPPQSMVDEAEVRRLHGVLRESLGPAAAREIAHAAGVRTADYLLARRIPKPVQALLKVLPAPLAARVLLTAIGRNSWTFAGSGRFSYVVGRPCVLTIRDNPLCRGWQAEEPACDFYTGTFERLFTVLVHRNAQVREVACEACGDTECRFEITW, encoded by the coding sequence GTGAACGTCGCCGGCCGCATCGGTCCGAACGCCATCATCCGCGTCGCGGAAGTGCTGCCCTCGCGGGTCGGCACCGACCTGACGCGGCGGCTGTTCGACCGCGCCGGCCTGGTCGACTACCTGACCGCCCCGCCTCAGTCCATGGTGGACGAGGCCGAGGTGCGGCGCCTGCACGGCGTGCTGCGCGAATCGCTGGGCCCGGCGGCCGCACGCGAGATCGCGCACGCCGCCGGCGTGCGCACCGCCGACTACCTGCTCGCCCGCCGGATCCCCAAACCGGTGCAGGCGCTGCTGAAAGTGCTGCCCGCGCCGCTGGCCGCACGCGTGCTGCTCACCGCGATCGGCCGCAACTCCTGGACCTTCGCCGGCAGCGGCCGGTTCAGCTATGTCGTCGGCCGCCCCTGCGTGCTGACGATCCGCGACAACCCGCTGTGCCGCGGATGGCAGGCCGAAGAGCCGGCGTGCGACTTCTACACCGGCACCTTCGAGCGCCTCTTCACGGTGCTGGTGCACCGCAATGCGCAGGTGCGCGAAGTCGCCTGCGAGGCCTGCGGCGACACCGAGTGCCGCTTCGAGATCACCTGGTAG
- the purB gene encoding adenylosuccinate lyase, whose protein sequence is MTLTALTALSPLDGRYAAKLAALRPLLSEFGLMHRRVQVEVEWFIALSDAGFAEFKPLSEAARGLLRSLALRFSEADAQAIKDIERTTNHDVKAVEYWIKARIEHEPELRTAGEFVHFGCTSEDINNTSHALMLKAARDTVLLPAIDALIERLRKMAHGFAAVPMLSRTHGQTASPTTVGKEIANVVARLTRARDVIASVPLRAKMNGAVGNYNAHIAAWPEFDWETFSRQVVEDRLGLVFNPFTIQIEPHDYMAELFDAVTRCDTILIDFARDVWGYISLGYFKQKTKAGEIGSSTMPHKVNPIDFENAEGNYGLANALLTHLAQKLPISRWQRDLTDSTVLRNMGVALGYAVLGHDSLLRGLDKLELNEAALAADLDSAWEVLAEAVQTVMRRHGLPNPYEQLKELTRGRAVTRETFHAFIDGLDALPEGERERLKAMTPGNYIGRAVQLAHKA, encoded by the coding sequence ATGACCTTGACCGCTCTGACCGCCCTTTCTCCGCTCGACGGCCGTTACGCCGCCAAACTCGCCGCCCTGCGCCCGCTGCTGAGCGAGTTCGGCCTGATGCACCGGCGCGTGCAGGTCGAGGTCGAGTGGTTCATCGCGCTGTCGGACGCCGGCTTCGCCGAGTTCAAGCCGCTGTCCGAAGCCGCACGCGGCCTGCTGCGCAGCCTGGCGCTGCGTTTCAGCGAAGCCGACGCCCAGGCAATCAAGGACATCGAGCGCACGACCAACCACGACGTCAAGGCCGTCGAGTACTGGATCAAGGCGCGCATCGAGCACGAGCCCGAGCTGCGCACGGCTGGCGAGTTCGTGCACTTCGGCTGCACCAGCGAGGACATCAACAACACCAGCCACGCGCTGATGCTGAAGGCCGCGCGCGACACCGTGCTGCTGCCGGCGATCGACGCGCTGATCGAGCGCCTGCGCAAGATGGCGCACGGCTTCGCCGCGGTGCCGATGCTCAGCCGCACCCACGGCCAGACGGCCAGCCCGACGACCGTCGGCAAGGAAATCGCCAACGTCGTCGCGCGCCTGACGCGCGCCCGCGACGTCATCGCCTCGGTGCCGCTGCGCGCCAAGATGAACGGCGCGGTCGGCAACTACAACGCCCACATCGCCGCCTGGCCCGAGTTCGACTGGGAGACCTTCAGCCGCCAGGTCGTCGAGGACCGCCTGGGCCTGGTGTTCAACCCGTTCACGATCCAGATCGAGCCGCACGACTACATGGCCGAGCTGTTCGACGCCGTGACGCGCTGCGACACCATCCTGATCGACTTCGCGCGCGACGTCTGGGGCTACATCTCGCTGGGCTACTTCAAGCAGAAGACCAAGGCGGGCGAGATCGGCTCGAGCACGATGCCGCACAAGGTCAACCCGATCGACTTCGAAAACGCCGAAGGCAACTACGGCCTGGCCAACGCGCTGCTGACGCACCTGGCGCAGAAGCTGCCGATCAGCCGCTGGCAGCGTGACCTGACCGACAGCACGGTGCTGCGCAACATGGGCGTGGCGCTGGGCTACGCGGTGCTGGGCCACGACAGCCTGCTGCGCGGCCTGGACAAGCTGGAGCTCAACGAAGCCGCGCTCGCCGCCGACCTGGACAGCGCCTGGGAAGTGCTGGCCGAAGCCGTGCAGACGGTGATGCGCCGCCACGGCCTGCCCAACCCCTACGAGCAGCTGAAGGAGCTGACGCGCGGCCGCGCCGTCACGCGCGAGACCTTCCACGCCTTCATCGACGGCCTGGACGCGCTGCCCGAAGGCGAACGCGAGCGGCTCAAGGCGATGACGCCGGGCAACTACATCGGCCGGGCGGTGCAGCTGGCGCACAAGGCATGA
- a CDS encoding M14 family metallopeptidase yields MAAIPVPRFDVFYRHAELSRLLADYAAACPGLVRLESIGKSHEGRDIWLVALTNADTGADRDKPAFWVDGNIHAAELTASTACLYWLHQLVTGYEAGDEKIRQLLDTRAVYLCPRLNPDGAELALADRPRHIRSSTRPYPYAEEPVDGLTIEDVDGDGRILYMRVPDPHGPWKKHADEPRLMVAREPGEFGGEYYRLIPEGTLKHFDGVRISANRDVEGLDLNRNFPAFWRQEFEQIGAGPYPASEPEVRAMVDFLVRHPNVGAAVSFHTHSGVILRPMGTQSDDDMTPEDLWIYKRLSDLGARLTGYPAISTFHDFKYHPKEVITGTQDWVYEHLGALFWTVEIWAPNKEAGIADYKWIEWYRDHPAEDDLKLLKWSDEQCGGQAHVDWYPFRHPQLGMVELGGWDRMNYWRNPPPALREREAARFPAWLTQLALSLPKLELLRAEVRALGPDTWRVRLAVGNAGYLPSNISKRAIERKTVRGTVFQIHLPPECTLISGRERIEGPHLDGHAPRQSLQAFLPQREITADRAVVEWVVQGPRGAAIGLVACADRAGTVRTEVTLD; encoded by the coding sequence ATGGCCGCCATTCCCGTCCCCCGCTTCGACGTCTTCTACCGCCACGCCGAACTCTCGCGCCTGCTGGCCGACTACGCCGCCGCCTGCCCCGGGCTGGTGCGCCTGGAGTCGATCGGCAAGAGCCACGAAGGCCGGGACATCTGGCTGGTCGCGCTGACCAACGCCGACACCGGCGCCGACCGCGACAAACCCGCGTTCTGGGTCGACGGCAACATCCACGCCGCCGAGCTCACCGCGAGCACCGCCTGCCTGTACTGGCTGCACCAGCTGGTCACCGGCTACGAGGCCGGCGACGAGAAGATCCGCCAGCTGCTGGACACGCGTGCCGTCTACCTCTGCCCGCGGCTGAACCCCGACGGCGCCGAACTCGCGCTCGCCGACCGGCCGCGCCACATCCGCTCGTCGACCCGGCCTTATCCGTATGCCGAGGAGCCGGTCGACGGCCTGACCATCGAGGACGTCGACGGCGACGGCCGCATCCTCTACATGCGTGTGCCCGACCCGCACGGGCCGTGGAAGAAACACGCCGACGAGCCGCGGCTGATGGTCGCGCGCGAGCCCGGCGAGTTCGGCGGCGAGTACTACCGGCTGATCCCCGAAGGCACGCTGAAGCACTTCGACGGCGTGCGCATCAGCGCCAACCGCGACGTCGAGGGCCTGGACCTGAACCGCAACTTCCCCGCCTTCTGGCGCCAGGAGTTCGAGCAGATCGGCGCCGGCCCCTACCCGGCCAGCGAGCCCGAGGTGCGCGCGATGGTCGACTTCCTCGTGCGCCACCCCAACGTCGGCGCCGCGGTCAGCTTCCACACCCACAGCGGCGTCATCCTGCGGCCGATGGGCACCCAGTCCGACGACGACATGACGCCCGAGGACCTGTGGATCTACAAGCGCCTGTCGGACCTCGGCGCCAGGCTCACCGGCTACCCGGCGATCAGCACCTTCCACGACTTCAAGTACCACCCCAAGGAAGTCATCACCGGCACCCAGGACTGGGTCTACGAGCACCTCGGCGCGCTGTTCTGGACGGTCGAGATCTGGGCGCCGAACAAGGAAGCCGGCATCGCCGACTACAAGTGGATCGAGTGGTACCGCGACCACCCGGCCGAGGACGACCTGAAGCTGCTGAAGTGGAGCGATGAGCAGTGCGGCGGCCAGGCGCACGTCGACTGGTACCCGTTCCGCCATCCGCAGCTGGGCATGGTCGAGCTCGGCGGCTGGGACCGCATGAACTACTGGCGCAACCCGCCGCCGGCGCTGCGCGAGCGCGAGGCGGCGCGTTTCCCGGCCTGGCTGACGCAGCTGGCGCTGTCGCTGCCCAAGCTGGAGCTGCTGCGCGCCGAGGTGCGGGCGCTGGGCCCGGACACCTGGCGTGTGCGCCTGGCCGTCGGCAACGCCGGCTACCTGCCGTCGAACATCAGCAAACGCGCGATCGAGCGCAAGACGGTGCGCGGCACGGTGTTCCAGATCCACCTGCCGCCCGAGTGCACGCTGATCTCGGGCCGCGAGCGCATCGAAGGCCCGCACCTGGACGGCCACGCGCCGCGCCAGTCGCTGCAGGCCTTCCTGCCGCAGCGCGAGATCACCGCCGACCGCGCGGTCGTCGAATGGGTCGTGCAGGGGCCGCGCGGTGCGGCGATCGGGCTCGTGGCCTGCGCCGATCGCGCCGGCACGGTGCGCACCGAGGTGACGCTCGACTGA
- the pyrF gene encoding orotidine-5'-phosphate decarboxylase: MTAFIDRLADATARQASMLCVGLDPEPARFPGAWKGDAARIYDFCAAIVDATHDLVCAFKPQIAYFAAHRAEDQLERLVAHVRRVAPGVPVILDAKRGDIGSTAEQYAREAFERYDADAVTLSPYMGVDSIEPYLRWDGRGLILLCRTSNPGGSDLQNQLLDGGERLYERVARLAAGPWNRDRRLGLVVGATFPEEIARVRAIAPTVPLLIPGVGAQGGDAAATVRAGWRPDGPIIVNSSRAVLYASGGEDFAAAARRVAEATRELLQRERGS; the protein is encoded by the coding sequence ATGACGGCTTTCATCGACCGGCTGGCCGACGCGACGGCGCGCCAGGCGTCGATGCTGTGCGTCGGGCTAGACCCCGAGCCGGCGCGTTTCCCCGGCGCCTGGAAAGGCGACGCGGCGCGCATCTACGACTTCTGCGCCGCGATCGTCGACGCCACGCACGACCTGGTCTGCGCCTTCAAGCCGCAGATCGCCTACTTCGCCGCGCACCGCGCCGAGGACCAGCTCGAGCGCCTCGTCGCCCACGTCCGCCGCGTCGCGCCGGGCGTGCCGGTGATCCTGGACGCCAAGCGCGGCGACATCGGCTCGACCGCCGAGCAGTACGCGCGCGAGGCTTTCGAGCGCTACGACGCCGACGCGGTGACGCTGTCGCCGTACATGGGCGTCGACTCGATCGAACCCTATCTGCGCTGGGACGGCCGTGGCCTGATCCTGCTGTGCCGCACCTCCAACCCCGGCGGCAGCGACCTGCAGAACCAGCTGCTCGACGGCGGCGAACGCCTGTACGAACGCGTCGCGCGCCTGGCCGCCGGCCCGTGGAACCGCGACCGCCGCCTGGGCCTCGTCGTCGGCGCCACCTTCCCCGAGGAGATCGCCCGCGTGCGGGCGATCGCGCCGACGGTGCCGCTGCTGATCCCCGGCGTCGGCGCCCAGGGCGGCGACGCGGCCGCGACGGTGCGCGCCGGCTGGCGCCCCGACGGGCCGATCATCGTCAACTCGTCGCGCGCCGTGCTGTACGCGAGCGGGGGCGAAGACTTCGCCGCTGCAGCCCGGCGTGTCGCCGAGGCCACCCGCGAGCTGTTGCAGCGCGAACGCGGCTCGTAG
- a CDS encoding class II glutamine amidotransferase — protein sequence MCQLLGMNANTPTDVMFSFAGLACRADEHKDGFGIGFFEERGLRHFIDHHGARSSPVAELVKHYPIKSLNVVAHIRKATQGRVALENTHPFVRELWGRYWVFAHNGDLKGFVPRLHGAFRPVGDTDSERAFCWLMQELDKAHADLPTIDELTCTLAELLPLPARHGTFNLLLSNGQALWAHGSTKLHSLERRHPFGAATLADEDLTVDFAARTQPGDRVAIVATEPLTAGEPWSAFAPGELRVFVDGECRLRRCG from the coding sequence ATGTGCCAGCTGCTGGGCATGAACGCCAACACGCCGACCGACGTGATGTTCAGCTTCGCCGGTCTGGCCTGCCGTGCCGACGAGCACAAGGACGGCTTCGGCATCGGCTTCTTCGAGGAGCGTGGGCTGCGCCACTTCATCGACCACCACGGCGCGCGTTCGAGCCCGGTGGCCGAGCTGGTCAAGCACTACCCGATCAAGAGCCTGAACGTCGTCGCCCACATCCGCAAGGCGACGCAGGGCCGCGTGGCGCTGGAGAACACCCATCCCTTCGTGCGCGAGCTGTGGGGCCGCTACTGGGTGTTCGCGCACAACGGCGACCTGAAGGGCTTCGTGCCGCGGCTGCACGGCGCCTTCCGCCCGGTGGGCGACACCGACAGCGAACGCGCTTTCTGCTGGCTGATGCAGGAGCTGGACAAGGCCCACGCCGACCTGCCGACGATCGACGAGCTGACCTGCACGCTGGCCGAGCTGCTGCCGCTGCCGGCGCGCCACGGCACGTTCAACCTGCTGCTGTCCAACGGCCAGGCGCTGTGGGCGCACGGCTCGACCAAGCTGCATTCGCTGGAGCGCCGCCACCCGTTCGGCGCCGCGACGCTGGCCGACGAGGACCTGACGGTCGACTTCGCCGCGCGGACCCAGCCCGGCGACCGCGTCGCCATCGTCGCCACCGAGCCGCTGACCGCCGGCGAGCCCTGGTCGGCTTTCGCCCCCGGCGAGCTGCGCGTCTTCGTCGACGGCGAGTGCCGGCTGCGGCGCTGCGGCTGA
- a CDS encoding NAD(P)/FAD-dependent oxidoreductase, with protein sequence MSPTVLPAACEVLVIGAGPAGSACARTLAQAGREVLLVDQHEFPREKVCGDGLIPDAHAALRALGVYDEVMDRAFRAQHVRCVAPRGGHVDVPGTLAVLPRRELDDIVCRAAREAGARFAAPWRFVAPLLDGERVVGARLKGPDGEHEVQARWVVLATGASVPPLVAAGVCERRAPSGVALRGYVHHPELAQTLRELQIVWHPRLSGGYGWIFPGPGGVFNVGAGLTGSHATEAGGRASMRDVNLRQMLEAFASVHAPAAELLERGELRGDWKGAPLRCSLGGARWSRPGLLVTGEAAGSTYAFSGEGIGKALETGLLAAAALLEGGDDAAVRARHEAALAGLKPRFALYEKASHVNHRPWLADLVVWRARRSPRILRRMSAVLEERQNPGRLLSWRGITKLMFE encoded by the coding sequence GTGTCGCCCACCGTGCTTCCGGCTGCCTGCGAAGTGCTCGTCATCGGCGCCGGCCCTGCCGGCAGCGCCTGCGCGCGCACGCTCGCCCAGGCCGGGCGCGAGGTGCTGCTCGTCGACCAGCACGAATTCCCGCGCGAGAAGGTCTGCGGCGACGGCCTGATCCCCGACGCCCACGCCGCGCTGCGTGCGCTCGGCGTCTACGACGAGGTGATGGACCGCGCCTTCCGCGCCCAGCACGTGCGCTGCGTCGCACCGCGCGGCGGCCACGTCGACGTGCCCGGCACGCTGGCCGTGCTGCCGCGGCGCGAGCTCGACGACATCGTCTGCCGCGCCGCACGCGAGGCCGGTGCGCGCTTCGCCGCACCCTGGCGTTTCGTCGCCCCGTTGCTCGACGGCGAGCGGGTCGTCGGCGCGCGGCTCAAGGGGCCCGACGGCGAACACGAGGTCCAGGCGCGCTGGGTCGTGCTGGCCACCGGCGCCTCGGTGCCGCCGCTGGTCGCCGCCGGCGTCTGCGAGCGCCGTGCGCCCAGCGGCGTCGCGCTGCGCGGCTACGTGCACCACCCGGAACTGGCGCAGACCCTGCGCGAGCTGCAGATCGTCTGGCACCCGCGGCTGTCGGGCGGCTACGGCTGGATCTTCCCGGGCCCGGGCGGCGTCTTCAACGTCGGTGCCGGGCTGACCGGCAGCCACGCGACCGAAGCCGGCGGCCGCGCCTCGATGCGCGACGTCAACCTGCGCCAGATGCTCGAAGCCTTCGCCTCGGTGCACGCGCCGGCGGCCGAGCTGCTGGAACGCGGCGAGCTGCGTGGCGACTGGAAAGGCGCGCCGCTGCGCTGCTCGCTGGGTGGCGCGCGCTGGTCGCGCCCCGGGCTGCTGGTCACCGGCGAGGCCGCCGGCAGCACCTACGCCTTCTCCGGCGAAGGCATCGGCAAGGCGCTGGAAACCGGCCTGCTGGCCGCCGCCGCGCTGCTCGAAGGCGGCGACGACGCCGCGGTGCGCGCCCGCCACGAAGCCGCGCTGGCCGGCCTGAAGCCGCGCTTCGCGCTCTACGAGAAGGCCTCGCACGTCAACCACCGGCCCTGGCTGGCCGACCTCGTCGTCTGGCGCGCCCGCCGCAGCCCGCGCATCCTGCGGCGCATGAGCGCGGTGCTCGAGGAGCGCCAGAACCCCGGCCGCCTGCTCAGCTGGCGCGGCATCACCAAGCTGATGTTCGAGTAA
- a CDS encoding TraR/DksA family transcriptional regulator, whose amino-acid sequence MSTHLTAGQRALLEAALVQRQHQLDRRLEEHHQGLSRAEHAHELRDDHDEQRQREDERDVDMALSDLELRELGEVSAALRRLQAGEYGRCADCDEPIAFDRLKAEPWAQRCVACESRRERQPSR is encoded by the coding sequence ATGTCCACCCACCTGACGGCGGGCCAACGGGCATTGCTGGAAGCCGCGCTCGTGCAGCGGCAGCATCAGCTCGACCGCCGGCTCGAAGAGCACCACCAGGGCCTGTCGCGCGCCGAACACGCGCACGAGCTGCGCGACGACCACGACGAGCAGCGCCAGCGCGAGGACGAGCGCGACGTCGACATGGCGCTGTCCGACCTGGAGCTGCGTGAACTGGGCGAGGTCAGCGCCGCGCTGCGCCGGCTGCAGGCCGGCGAATACGGCCGCTGCGCCGACTGCGACGAGCCCATCGCCTTCGACCGGCTCAAGGCCGAGCCCTGGGCGCAGCGCTGCGTGGCCTGCGAGAGCCGGCGCGAACGCCAGCCCTCGCGCTAG
- a CDS encoding PAS domain S-box protein translates to MVTSLPDDHAPRPPQRGPAGDPGGRRLRTGAAGGDRALLAAALAAAAAAVAAIAAPIPIDTALRLPLAAALGLAALLAAAGAALVRRVQQEARASASGEREARTLLAMAADACWELDAEHRLVAIRRRHSDALSASEGLGQLPWELPQFGCDEETLDLLRADLDARSPFRDRLVHWLGAEGRPRSLLISGEPRRDARGAFVGFRGVARDVSAEMAARRALAAAETRYEELFARIPTPLVLHRRGRVLDANPAALALLGCETLETLVGHELLGAYEAGESRERERRRFDELEDAPVGAALAIADFRLQPRGGERLSVRAISVRIEAEGGPATLSIYADDTERLAAEQTLRRSEAVLTHLFASSPELITLTDLGTGRFTMVNDTFVRATGFAAADVVGRTAIELGLWRHDDQRRLFAEQMQRGGCATDLPAEFRARDGRVLAVLVSGTRFSVEGHDYLVVNARDVTDAERSRREREAILENASIGIAVTRGGRFMLANRRFEQMFGWPPGGLVERPAAVVWPGSDEIVEIARGTLPALARGEPFELEGHAQRRDGSSFVARLVVKAVDPVDPARGGAVWIVEDVTERREFERRLAAARDAAEAANRAKSAFLANTNHELRNPLNGMINLAKLARDAKLDEKLRQQYLDHIAESAQSLAAIVSDILDVSKIEAGRMELASEPFDLVELLRGAQRVYTTMAAARGLSLEFDIGPGLDGTVVGDPLRVRQIVTNFLGNALKFTAEGGVRVAARRVPGGRVRLEVHDSGPGIDPATQARLFRPFTQADESTTRRFGGTGLGLSICRELATLMGGEVGVDSQPGAGSVFWAVLPLPRSLAPAASTPAAVAAAAPASTAAAPRELAGARVLMAEDNPVNMMIAVALLERWGLDVEQAVDGRQAVEAVERAAASGRPFDAVLMDVQMPVMSGYEATRTLRYREAGRRLPIIALTAAALVSEREAAIAAGMDDFLTKPIDADKLRETLARWVRASA, encoded by the coding sequence TTGGTCACGAGCCTGCCCGACGACCACGCGCCGCGCCCGCCGCAGCGCGGTCCGGCCGGTGACCCGGGCGGACGGCGGCTGCGCACCGGCGCCGCCGGCGGCGACCGCGCCCTGCTCGCCGCGGCACTGGCTGCCGCCGCCGCGGCCGTCGCCGCGATCGCGGCGCCGATCCCGATCGATACCGCGCTGCGCCTGCCGCTGGCCGCCGCGCTGGGCCTGGCGGCGCTGCTGGCCGCCGCCGGCGCCGCCCTCGTGCGCCGCGTGCAGCAGGAGGCCCGCGCCAGCGCCAGCGGCGAACGCGAAGCGCGCACGCTGCTGGCGATGGCCGCCGACGCCTGCTGGGAGCTCGACGCCGAGCACCGCCTCGTCGCCATCCGCCGCCGCCACAGCGACGCGCTGAGCGCGAGCGAAGGCCTGGGCCAGCTGCCCTGGGAGCTGCCGCAGTTCGGCTGCGATGAAGAGACGCTGGACCTGCTGCGCGCCGACCTGGACGCGCGCTCGCCGTTCCGCGACCGCCTCGTGCACTGGCTGGGCGCCGAAGGCCGGCCGCGTTCGCTGCTGATCAGCGGCGAGCCGCGGCGCGACGCTCGCGGCGCCTTCGTCGGTTTCCGCGGCGTCGCACGCGACGTCAGCGCCGAGATGGCGGCGCGCCGTGCGCTGGCCGCCGCCGAGACGCGCTACGAGGAGCTGTTCGCACGCATCCCGACGCCGCTGGTGCTGCACCGCCGCGGCCGGGTGCTCGACGCCAACCCGGCGGCGCTGGCGCTGCTGGGCTGCGAGACGCTGGAGACCCTGGTCGGCCACGAGCTGCTCGGCGCCTACGAAGCCGGCGAATCGCGCGAGCGCGAGCGCCGCCGCTTCGACGAACTGGAGGACGCGCCGGTCGGCGCGGCGCTGGCGATCGCCGACTTCCGCCTGCAGCCGCGCGGCGGCGAGCGCCTGTCGGTGCGCGCGATTTCGGTGCGCATCGAGGCCGAAGGCGGCCCGGCGACGCTGTCGATCTACGCCGACGACACCGAGCGCCTGGCCGCCGAGCAGACGCTGCGCCGCTCCGAGGCCGTGCTGACGCATCTGTTCGCCAGCAGCCCCGAGCTGATCACGCTGACCGACCTGGGCACCGGACGCTTCACGATGGTCAACGACACCTTCGTGCGCGCCACCGGCTTCGCCGCCGCCGACGTCGTCGGCCGCACGGCGATCGAACTCGGCCTCTGGCGCCACGACGACCAGCGCCGGCTGTTCGCCGAGCAGATGCAGCGCGGCGGCTGCGCCACCGACCTGCCGGCCGAGTTCCGCGCCCGCGACGGGCGGGTGCTGGCGGTGCTGGTCTCGGGCACACGCTTCAGCGTCGAGGGCCACGACTACCTCGTCGTCAACGCGCGCGACGTGACCGACGCCGAACGCAGCCGGCGCGAGCGCGAGGCGATCCTGGAAAACGCCTCGATCGGCATCGCCGTCACGCGCGGCGGGCGCTTCATGCTCGCCAACCGGCGCTTCGAGCAGATGTTCGGCTGGCCGCCGGGCGGCCTGGTCGAGCGCCCCGCGGCGGTGGTCTGGCCGGGCAGCGACGAGATCGTCGAGATCGCGCGCGGCACGCTGCCGGCGCTCGCGCGCGGCGAGCCCTTCGAACTCGAAGGCCACGCCCAGCGCCGCGACGGCAGCAGCTTCGTCGCGCGCCTCGTCGTCAAGGCCGTCGACCCGGTCGACCCGGCACGCGGCGGCGCGGTCTGGATCGTCGAGGACGTCACCGAACGCCGCGAGTTCGAGCGCCGCCTGGCCGCCGCACGCGACGCCGCCGAGGCCGCCAACCGCGCCAAGAGCGCCTTCCTGGCCAACACCAACCACGAGCTGCGCAACCCGCTCAACGGGATGATCAACCTCGCCAAGCTGGCGCGCGACGCCAAGCTCGACGAGAAGCTGCGCCAGCAGTACCTGGACCACATCGCCGAGAGCGCGCAGTCGCTGGCGGCGATCGTCTCGGACATCCTGGACGTCTCCAAGATCGAGGCCGGCCGCATGGAGCTGGCCAGCGAGCCTTTCGACCTCGTCGAGCTGCTGCGCGGCGCGCAGCGCGTCTACACGACGATGGCCGCGGCGCGCGGGCTGTCGCTGGAGTTCGACATCGGCCCGGGGCTGGACGGAACCGTCGTCGGCGACCCGCTGCGCGTGCGCCAGATCGTCACCAACTTCCTCGGCAACGCGCTGAAGTTCACCGCCGAAGGCGGCGTGCGTGTCGCCGCGCGGCGCGTGCCCGGCGGCCGCGTGCGGCTGGAGGTGCACGACAGCGGCCCGGGCATCGACCCGGCGACGCAGGCGCGGCTGTTCCGGCCGTTCACCCAGGCCGACGAGTCGACGACGCGGCGCTTCGGCGGCACCGGCCTCGGGCTGTCGATCTGCCGCGAGCTGGCGACGCTGATGGGCGGCGAGGTCGGCGTCGACAGCCAGCCGGGCGCGGGCAGCGTGTTCTGGGCCGTGCTGCCGCTGCCGCGCAGCCTGGCGCCGGCGGCGTCCACGCCGGCGGCCGTCGCCGCCGCGGCGCCCGCGTCCACCGCCGCCGCACCGCGCGAGCTGGCCGGCGCGCGCGTGCTGATGGCCGAGGACAACCCGGTCAACATGATGATCGCCGTCGCGCTGCTCGAGCGCTGGGGGCTGGACGTCGAGCAGGCGGTCGACGGCCGCCAGGCCGTCGAGGCGGTGGAACGTGCCGCCGCCAGCGGCCGGCCCTTCGACGCCGTGCTGATGGACGTGCAGATGCCGGTGATGAGCGGCTACGAGGCGACGCGCACGCTGCGCTACCGCGAGGCCGGCCGGCGCCTGCCGATCATCGCCCTGACCGCCGCGGCGCTGGTCAGCGAACGCGAGGCCGCGATCGCCGCCGGCATGGACGACTTCCTGACCAAGCCGATCGACGCCGACAAACTCCGCGAGACCCTCGCACGCTGGGTGCGGGCCTCGGCCTGA